From one Candidatus Zixiibacteriota bacterium genomic stretch:
- the folE gene encoding GTP cyclohydrolase I FolE — MEDLYRRILEKIGEDVNREGLRDTPRRAAKAMEFLTQGYREDLDKLVNNALFESDTSEIVLVKNIELYSICEHHLLPFIGKCHAAYIPNGKVIGVSKVARIVDVFARRLQIQEKLTKQIAETIEKYTNAVGVAVVIEAQHLCMMMRGVEKQNSVMTTSCVLGEFHEDPSTRAEFFSLIKPCIFS; from the coding sequence ATGGAAGACCTGTATCGAAGAATACTTGAGAAAATTGGCGAAGATGTTAACAGGGAGGGACTTCGAGACACTCCTCGCCGGGCGGCAAAGGCCATGGAGTTTCTCACCCAGGGGTATCGCGAAGATCTCGACAAGTTGGTCAACAACGCCCTGTTCGAATCCGATACCAGCGAGATCGTGCTGGTGAAAAACATCGAACTGTATTCAATATGCGAACATCACCTCTTGCCCTTCATAGGCAAATGTCACGCGGCTTATATACCCAACGGCAAAGTTATCGGAGTTTCGAAAGTGGCGCGTATTGTGGATGTGTTCGCAAGGCGCCTTCAAATCCAGGAAAAACTGACCAAGCAGATAGCCGAAACGATTGAGAAATATACCAACGCTGTCGGTGTTGCCGTGGTCATTGAGGCTCAGCACCTGTGCATGATGATGCGCGGGGTCGAAAAACAGAATTCGGTAATGACGACATCATGTGTGCTTGGCGAGTTCCATGAAGATCCGTCAACGCGAGCGGAATTTTTCAGCCTGATAAAACCATGTATCTTTTCATAA